The Apium graveolens cultivar Ventura chromosome 11, ASM990537v1, whole genome shotgun sequence genome has a window encoding:
- the LOC141695974 gene encoding uncharacterized protein LOC141695974: MDINTKRIRASLWNALNFTLEAFYNMIQAYPKASAVTMTVLFLYAFIPKLLLFLICCMVVSAIAIVGYRVYFRDDLQGFDIVRGYKKTDDNKSSIFRDDDTGKNVIALGQSETTRRRKVNDKDREQRSMEDKGVVRPVEKNADLFDKTAVVEDNLKEIREVNVHSGDKKAGPSLQHQTSEIVASPPFTSGYLEEGTLHLSGVKGEDVESSDDSEEEDGREYRNKAVEWSIDDQMNLSHVGNIEMERNTRLENLIARRRARKLLDIHVRNTLMRPATNDSLDRIPSIITARKNHFLTSNAEMSPLPGSAPSVLLPMHKSPFDISFDPEKEKPIPTGDSFKKEILADQQKEATLCRHESFGRGTFSPRKSLKDQNHEFSFHHGPSKKIDSSRTGHQSESTQGNEEDGNEVETKQIVHEKIHERAKSSSSSEENIPLSGTDKDQLLQSLSSLAHSDRDDNDVEIHVPYNTDKLLYEKTEGNSFFGEKLMCHAPSNSLASDLQVEVSEVGSPQSNSSNDKSNIFDDFINKEVTSGGEGMLADSSHLSGVEMNESNTREVNEVGTKDITDAGSSSTNHGLDPKTSDLQPEKVVRQEEISSHSQPLDPNTSALQPEKVGPQEEVSSQSQPLNPNTSNLQPEKVEISSHSQPLDPNTSDVQPSNLPESIQGQTTDIKPDHPVSSKATDEPSKNGSEDLSKQQEAHTSTSNNLKEAPPEEVNVVVESVVPNSDGNVGLKSREVIEPEAVAEFAAPVAGITSKPSEDTSNKHSDLNISNTSDQKNSSEPVPDEKDPSASQNMLTQDREEANVSSHNNKPVTTENEAHTKPEPVKDSEGEATLSVKHVAMVEPSNTNDSKAGHDTDENVKETVGADNAVDTSKTTEEIKNIDSDMKNKELQEEEPHKDINQDLASDGNDNTETIKVVESESRTSTTNEADLDSNQISLNDDSGKTSGHTEEVKEQLDPHQENSTGESNIISHDNQTSNDAAKEEETKPGSAEKKKGRSWFF, encoded by the exons ATGGATATTAATACAAAGAGAATTCGAGCTTCTCTGTGGAATGCTCTTAACTTTACATTAGAAGCTTTTTATAACATGATACAAGCATATCCAAAAGCTTCTGCTGTAACAATGACTGTCTTGTTCCTGTACGCGTTTATTCCTAAACTCTTGTTGTTCTTGATTTGTTGTATGGTTGTTTCTGCCATAGCTATTGTTGGTTATAGAGTGTACTTTCGTGATGATCTTCAAGGATTTGATATTGTTAGAGGATATAAAAAAACTGATGATAACAAGTCTTCGATATTTAGAGATGATGACACGGGTAAAAATGTTATTGCTTTGGGTCAAAGTGAGACAACTAGAAGAAGAAAGGTTAATGACAAAGATAGAGAACAGAGAAGCATGGAGGACAAAGGTGTTGTACGTCCAGTTGAAAAGAATGCTGATTTGTTTGATAAAACTGCTGTGGTAGAGGATAATTTGAAGGAAATAAGAGAGGTGAATGTACATTCAGGTGATAAGAAAGCAGGGCCTTCTTTGCAACATCAGACTTCAGAGATTGTCGCGTCTCCTCCTTTCACTTCTGGTTATCTTGAAGAGGGAACACTGCATCTATCTGGTGTTAAAGGCGAAGATGTAGAAAGTTCAGATGACTCAGAAGAAGAGGATGGGCGCGAGTATAGGAATAAGGCTGTAGAATGGAGTATCGATGATCAAATGAATCTGTCACATGTTGGCAATATTGAGATGGAAAGGAACACAAGGCTGGAGAATTTAATTGCAAGACGCAGAGCTAGAAAGTTATTGGATATACATGTCAGAAATACACTTATGAGACCTGCCACCAATGACTCACTGGATCGTATTCCTTCCATAATAACAGCAAGAAAGAACCATTTTCTTACTAGCAATGCTGAAATGTCACCCCTTCCCGGTTCAGCGCCATCTGTTTTGTTACCAATGCACAAAAGCCCTTTTGACATATCTTTTGACCCGGAAAAGGAGAAGCCCATTCCAACTGGGGACAGTTTTAAAAAAGAAATTCTCGCAGATCAACAGAAGGAGGCGACCTTATGCAGACATGAGAGCTTTGGTCGTGGTACTTTCTCTCCAAGGAAGTCCTTGAAAGATCAGAACCATGAATTTTCATTTCATCACGGGCCTTCTAAGAAAATTGATTCCTCCAGAACAGGACATCAATCAG AATCTACTCAAGGAAACGAGGAAGATGGAAATGAAGTAGAAACAAAACAAATAGTGCACGAAAAGATTCACGAGAGAGCAAAATCTTCATCTTCTTCGGAAGAAAATATACCATTGTCCGGGACCGACAAAGATCAACTTTTACAATCTCTCTCTTCCTTGGCTCATTCAGATAGAGATGATAATGATGTCGAGATTCATGTCCCATATAATACTGATAAACTTCTGTATGAAAAGACAGAAGGCAACTCTTTCTTTGGTGAGAAGCTCATGTGTCATGCTCCTAGCAATTCTTTAGCTTCAGACCTGCAGGTAGAGGTCTCAGAAGTTGGTTCACCACAGAGCAATTCATCAAACGATAAATCTAATATttttgatgattttattaacaaagaAGTTACTTCTGGAGGTGAAGGTATGTTGGCAGACTCTTCTCACCTTTCTggagtagaaatgaatgaatcAAATACGAGGGAAGTAAATGAAGTCGGTACAAAAGATATCACTGATGCTGGGTCCTCAAGTACTAACCACGGATTAGATCCTAAAACATCAGACTTGCAACCAGAAAAAGTTGTTCGACAAGAAGAGATTAGCTCTCACTCGCAACCCTTAGATCCTAATACATCAGCCTTGCAACCAGAAAAAGTCGGTCCACAAGAGGAGGTTAGCTCTCAGTCGCAACCCTTAAATCCTAATACATCAAACTTGCAACCAGAAAAGGTTGAGATTAGCTCACATTCGCAACCCTTAGATCCTAATACATCAGACGTGCAACCTTCAAATTTACCTGAGAGTATCCAAGGCCAGACTACTGATATCAAGCCAGACCATCCCGTATCATCTAAGGCCACAGATGAACCTTCAAAAAATGGTTCAGAAGATTTAAGTAAACAACAGGAAGCACATACATCAACTTCTAACAATCTAAAG GAAGCACCTCCTGAAGAAGTCAATGTTGTTGTTGAATCTGTGGTACCAAACAGTGATGGAAATGTGGGTTTAAAATCCCGTGAAGTCATAGAACCCGAGGCCGTGGCAGAATTTGCAGCACCAGTTGCGGGAATCACTAGCAAGCCTTCGGAAGATACCTCTAACAAGCATTCTGACTTAAATATCTCTAACACATCAGATCAAAAGAACTCATCAGAACCAGTTCCTGATGAAAAA GATCCATCTGCGTCGCAAAATATGCTCACTCAAGATCGTGAAGAAGCCAATGTTAGTAGCCATAATAATAAACCAGTGACCACTGAAAATGAAGCACATACAAAACCGGAACCTGTTAAAGATTCAGAAGGTGAGGCCACATTATCAGTCAAGCATGTGGCTATGGTGGAACCATCAAATACAAACGATTCAAAAGCCGGTCATGATACGGATGAAAATGTTAAAGAAACAGTTGGTGCTGACAATGCTGTCGACACATCAAAAACTACTGAAGAGATTAAGAACATCGATTCTGATATGAAAAATAAAGAGCTTCAAGAAGAAGAACCACACAAGGATATAAACCAAGATCTGGCATCTGATGGAAACGACAATACAGAAACCATAAAAGTTGTTGAAAGTGAATCTAGAACTTCAACAACAAACGAAGCAGACCTTGATTCAAATCAAATTTCCCTAAACGATGATTCAGGAAAAACATCGGGTCATACAGAAGAAGTTAAG GAACAATTAGATCCTCATCAAGAAAACTCCACCGGGGAAAGCAATATCATTTCTCATGACAATCAAACATCAAATGATGCGGCAAAAGAGGAAGAAACAAAACCTGGAAGTGCAGAAAAGAAAAAGGGTAGGAGCTGGTTTTTTTGA
- the LOC141697390 gene encoding transcription factor DIVARICATA-like isoform X2, whose translation MEILSPFSYVPRSSWLLEESKSTRWTNEENKLFENALAKFDKDTPDRWQKVAAMVPGKTVADVMRQYKELEDDVSSIEAGLIPIPGYSQSTFTLEWGNSTHGFDGFTTSFGANGKRSSGNRPSDQERKKGVPWTEEEHKLFLLGLKKYGKGDWRNISRNYVVSRTPTQVASHAQKYFIRQHSGGKDKRRASIHDITTVNLNDNQSLSPEIKRPSMDPYNMLCQQKNSTVMPGTPYQWNQPSYGAAAMAFNHTSEKMFMSPYGDSHGIKVEDHDFQMESIHEPYLGSQDMVFQMQSGMHYPHS comes from the exons ATGGAGATTTTGTCACCATTTTCTTATGTACCAAGATCAAGTTGGTTGCTTGAGGAAAGTAAAAGCACTAGATGGACAAATGAAGAGAACAAGTTATTCGAGAATGCTTTGGCTAAGTTCGATAAGGACACTCCGGATAGATGGCAGAAAGTTGCAGCTATGGTTCCGGGGAAAACTGTGGCTGATGTTATGAGACAATATAAAGAATTGGAAGATGATGTGAGTAGTATTGAGGCAGGGTTGATTCCAATTCCTGGTTATAGTCAATCCACTTTTACGTTAGAATGGGGAAATAGTACTCATGGTTTCGATGGATTCACGACTTCGTTTGGTGCTAATGGGAAGAGATCTTCGGGGAATAGACCGTCTGATCAGGAAAGGAAGAAGGGTGTTCCATGGACAGAAGAAGAGCATAA GCTGTTTCTTTTGGGGCTTAAGAAGTATGGGAAAGGGGACTGGAGAAATATATCGCGTAATTATGTTGTAAGTAGAACACCAACTCAGGTTGCTAGCCATGCTCAGAAGTACTTCATCAGGCAACATTCGGGTGGGAAAGATAAAAGAAGAGCAAGCATCCATGATATAACAACAGTCAATCTCAACGACAATCAAAGTCTGTCACCAGAAATCAAAAGACCTTCGATGGACCCATATAACATGCTTTGCCAGCAAAAGAATTCCACTGTGATGCCTGGAACACCTTACCAGTGGAACCAGCCTAGCTATGGAGCAGCAGCCATGGCTTTTAACCACACAAGTGAAAAGATGTTCATGTCTCCTTACGGTGATTCACATGGAATTAAAGTGGAGGATCATGATTTTCAAATGGAAAGTATTCATGAACCTTATTTGGGGTCTCAAGATATGGTTTTCCAGATGCAGTCGGGGATGCATTATCCTCACAGTTAA
- the LOC141697390 gene encoding transcription factor DIVARICATA-like isoform X1, whose product MRFGMEILSPFSYVPRSSWLLEESKSTRWTNEENKLFENALAKFDKDTPDRWQKVAAMVPGKTVADVMRQYKELEDDVSSIEAGLIPIPGYSQSTFTLEWGNSTHGFDGFTTSFGANGKRSSGNRPSDQERKKGVPWTEEEHKLFLLGLKKYGKGDWRNISRNYVVSRTPTQVASHAQKYFIRQHSGGKDKRRASIHDITTVNLNDNQSLSPEIKRPSMDPYNMLCQQKNSTVMPGTPYQWNQPSYGAAAMAFNHTSEKMFMSPYGDSHGIKVEDHDFQMESIHEPYLGSQDMVFQMQSGMHYPHS is encoded by the exons ATGAGGTTTGGGATGGAGATTTTGTCACCATTTTCTTATGTACCAAGATCAAGTTGGTTGCTTGAGGAAAGTAAAAGCACTAGATGGACAAATGAAGAGAACAAGTTATTCGAGAATGCTTTGGCTAAGTTCGATAAGGACACTCCGGATAGATGGCAGAAAGTTGCAGCTATGGTTCCGGGGAAAACTGTGGCTGATGTTATGAGACAATATAAAGAATTGGAAGATGATGTGAGTAGTATTGAGGCAGGGTTGATTCCAATTCCTGGTTATAGTCAATCCACTTTTACGTTAGAATGGGGAAATAGTACTCATGGTTTCGATGGATTCACGACTTCGTTTGGTGCTAATGGGAAGAGATCTTCGGGGAATAGACCGTCTGATCAGGAAAGGAAGAAGGGTGTTCCATGGACAGAAGAAGAGCATAA GCTGTTTCTTTTGGGGCTTAAGAAGTATGGGAAAGGGGACTGGAGAAATATATCGCGTAATTATGTTGTAAGTAGAACACCAACTCAGGTTGCTAGCCATGCTCAGAAGTACTTCATCAGGCAACATTCGGGTGGGAAAGATAAAAGAAGAGCAAGCATCCATGATATAACAACAGTCAATCTCAACGACAATCAAAGTCTGTCACCAGAAATCAAAAGACCTTCGATGGACCCATATAACATGCTTTGCCAGCAAAAGAATTCCACTGTGATGCCTGGAACACCTTACCAGTGGAACCAGCCTAGCTATGGAGCAGCAGCCATGGCTTTTAACCACACAAGTGAAAAGATGTTCATGTCTCCTTACGGTGATTCACATGGAATTAAAGTGGAGGATCATGATTTTCAAATGGAAAGTATTCATGAACCTTATTTGGGGTCTCAAGATATGGTTTTCCAGATGCAGTCGGGGATGCATTATCCTCACAGTTAA